The DNA window TTAAGTTTTTCCTGGATGGTTATTGGTGGAGTGGGAATTGGTTTACTGATAGGATGGGTTTTTATGAAAGGTCATAAGTATCTTCCTACAGATGCCAATATGGATACTATCCTTACGATTGTTGCTCCGTATATCATGTATATCGGTGCTGAGGAAGTACACAGCTCCGGAGTTTTGGCTGTAGTAAGTGGTGGTTTACTTTTATCTAACCATAGACATCGTATTTTAAGCGCCTCATCACGGTTACGGGGAATCAATGTATGGGAAAGCTTTGCTTTTGTACTGAACGGTTTGGTGTTTATGTTGATAGGATTAGATCTACCTGAAATTACTTCAGGATTAGAAGGGGTAAGTCTTTCTGCTGCAATTGGATATGGATTATTAATTACCGGGGTTTTGATCTTTGTGAGAATTTTGTCTGCTTATGGAGCTGTAATCATCACTTTAATTGCCCGTAATTATATCACGGTAGCTGATGCCAGTCCCGGTTTTAAAGCTCCAATTATTTTGGGATGGACCGGAATGCGTGGGGTAGTATCTTTAGCTGCAGCACTTTCGATTCCAATTCATTTATATCCGGGTGGGCCAGATTTTCCACAAAGAAACCTGATCTTATTTATTACCTTCATTGTTATATTAACGACCCTGTTACTCCAGGGACTTACTTTGCCTTATATAATTAAAAAAGTGAATATGCCATCTTTTAATGATCACCTACCCGATGAAGAAGCTGATGAATTGATCAAAAGGAATATGGCTCAATATACTTTAGAACACATTACTAAAAATTACGGTGAGATGCTTGCTATAAGTCCGTTCTTACAGAATATCCATGATAAATGGCAAGGGAAGATTGGTGATGATGCTCAGATCAAAGTTTCTCCGGAAGTTAAACTTGCATATTTGGATATCCTAAATCAGCAAAGGATGTGGCTTGTTGATCAGAATCATGGTGATAAGTATGATGAAGATGTCATCAGAAAACATTTAATGAGAATAGATCTGGAGGAAGAAAGAATAAAATACACCCATTAATCAATCCATATTGATGATTGATAAAAGTCTTTGTAGATATTCATTTTCTTTTAAAACTTTATTGTAAGATTGTCTCGCATAGGCAGGAGACAGTTTATAAGTTTCAGGTACTGCATTGAGGTCTTCATTTTCTATGTATTGATTTAAATGCTGCGTGTAATCTTTAATATACTTATCAATTATTTTTTTCTTTAATTCACATAATGTACAATTCTTTATCTTTTGTAAAGAATTTAATATTAATGATTTATCTCCGTGAAAATTAATAATATTTTTTACAAACGATAAATTATGTTTGTCCTGCAATACTGAATGTGATTCGTCTTCAAAAATCATAATTTGGCAATAGTTTTTAGTTATTAATAATTTTTTCTAACAGATAATTATATATTACTTTAATTTTTAGACTTCAAAAAGTTAACCAAAATACTTAAATAATTTAAAAGATGTTATTTTTTTGAAAAATTCTTGTTGAATCACTACCAATGAACTAGCAAATTTCAAATAAAAACTATCCTTTATGTAGAACTATTTCTACCTGTTGTGATTTTTATTCTATAGAAATAATTTTCTTCTATAGCCTTATCATTATACTTTTGTATTATTGCTTCTGCTATTAAAACAATGTCATTTTAGAGGGATGGTATATTAATAAAAAAGCAAATCACTTAGATACACTTTTCTAGAAGTACAAATGTTTAAGGCTGAAAATTACTTAGTTCCCCATCGAAATTTTTCAGCCTTACTTTTTATTCAATAAAAAATTGATTTTGAGTAAAATAATTCATCCATAATATTTAATAAAAGTAAAAAATTAATTATTTAAGAATGAAGTATTTATTGTCGAATTGAGAGGTGATGTCGTATTTATTTTGGTCTCTTTTTTGATAATGATTGGCAAACACACAACAATGATGAGAGAAAAGTTCAAGCATTTGCTTGGAAAGACACGTAATGAAATTACCCAAGAAATAGGAGACGGCTTTAATTTTCCAGCTAATGAAATCTGGACTTATGAAGTTGGAAAAACATGGATAGGAAGAAGAATTATTCTATCCATTAAATTCAAGGAAAAAAAAGCTTCGGAAATAACATTTTTTAAAAGTTTCAAAAAATGTTAAACGTTTTATTTTGATGTAATCTACAATTATCAAAATTTATTTTCTAAAATATGTTAAAATAAGTCTAGGTAAAAACATCGTCCAAAATGACCAATAATACACACTTTTAACAATTTATATCTTTTTTAATTTATTTTTTTTTAACATTTTTATAAAAAGGTTAATCAACTGTTTTTTAGTAATTTAATTTTAAAAAAATTATTATAAAAACTGGTATGTTATGCCCTGTTGTGGTCTGTGTTTTGATGATCCAAGGCAAAACACTATGATGAAAAAAGAACTATTTATTAATTTAATTGGTATGACCCGTTATGAAGTTGGACAAGAAATGGGGTATGGTTTGAATCGTTTTGAGGAGGATGTCTGGAACTATGAAGTTGGAAAAACCTGGTTAGGGAAAAGAATTATTTTAACACTTACATTTAAAGACGATAAAGCTTCAGAACTATCACTTTCCAAGAGTTTTAAAAAACGCTAATTGTTTTATTTTAATGAAATAGATTTGTAAGCTGTCTATTTTCTAAATTTGTAATTCTTTCTTAGAAATATTCATTCTAAAATCAATTGTAAATGGAACTTAGACAGCTACGATATTTTTTAAAAGCTAAAGAACTACTTAATTTCACGGAAGCTGCTAATCATTTATATATCAGCCAAAGTACTCTTTCACAACAGATCAAACAGCTGGAAGAAGAATTAGGAACTCCATTATTCAACAGAATTGGAAAACGGATTACACTTACAGAGGCGGGTAAGGTTTTTGGAGTATATGCTCAAAAATCTCTTTTAAAGTCTCAGGAGGGCTTATTGGCACTGCGGGATCTGGAAGAATTGAAAAGCGGAAAGCTGACGATTGGCGTTACTTATGGTCTGCGGTCAATTTTGATTAAAGCACTGATTCGTTTTTCAGATACATATCCCCATGTTAAAATTAACATCGTATTCGGAACTACTTCGGAACTCATGGAAAAGCTTCATCATGTGGAGCTTGACTTTGCCCTTACTTTTGCGAAAGGGACAAGAGAACAGCTCTTCAGTTATATACCCCTTTTTACTTCACCAATGACTTTGGTTGTTTCTAAAAATTCTGCTCTCGCAAATAAAGAAAACGTGACCCTTAAAGAAATTGTAGGCCTTCCTCTTGCTATGCCAACAAATGGATATAGTACCACAAAGTTTGTAATGAAAGCATTTGAAAGTAATGAACTTAAACCTGATGTTTTAATGGAAATAAATGATGTTGCGGCTTTATTAGAGGTTGTTAAAAGTGGAAATTGGCATACTATTTTAGCAGAAACTACTGCAATAGATCAGGATCAACTGGTTACCATTCCCATTAAAGGAAAAAATATGATACGGACTGCTATGTTTGTATCCTTAAAAGATGCCTATACAAAAAAGGCAGCAAAAGTATTTTATGATTTCTTAAAGGCAGATCAATAAAAAACCTCCCAAAAAGAGAGGTAATTAAAAAAAAATTGACTGTATATTGAAGTGTAATTCAATCGTTATTTATTGTTCTCAAGCCATTTTAAACGACGCTCATCAGGCAAATGTTTTACCTTGAAATTTTCAAATGTAGCGTTGAAACC is part of the Chryseobacterium paludis genome and encodes:
- a CDS encoding Na+/H+ antiporter; this translates as MIENFPFYLSLIVAIILLIMLANKIKVAYPVLLVIAGLLISFIPGIPAIKIDPELIFIIFLPPLLYEAAWSISWKELWKWRRVIGSFAFIVVFLTAITVAFVANYFIPGFSLALGFLLGGIVSPPDAVSAGAILKFVKVPKRMSSILEGESLLNDASSLIILRFAMIAVATGQFIWHEAALSFSWMVIGGVGIGLLIGWVFMKGHKYLPTDANMDTILTIVAPYIMYIGAEEVHSSGVLAVVSGGLLLSNHRHRILSASSRLRGINVWESFAFVLNGLVFMLIGLDLPEITSGLEGVSLSAAIGYGLLITGVLIFVRILSAYGAVIITLIARNYITVADASPGFKAPIILGWTGMRGVVSLAAALSIPIHLYPGGPDFPQRNLILFITFIVILTTLLLQGLTLPYIIKKVNMPSFNDHLPDEEADELIKRNMAQYTLEHITKNYGEMLAISPFLQNIHDKWQGKIGDDAQIKVSPEVKLAYLDILNQQRMWLVDQNHGDKYDEDVIRKHLMRIDLEEERIKYTH
- a CDS encoding LysR substrate-binding domain-containing protein, with protein sequence MELRQLRYFLKAKELLNFTEAANHLYISQSTLSQQIKQLEEELGTPLFNRIGKRITLTEAGKVFGVYAQKSLLKSQEGLLALRDLEELKSGKLTIGVTYGLRSILIKALIRFSDTYPHVKINIVFGTTSELMEKLHHVELDFALTFAKGTREQLFSYIPLFTSPMTLVVSKNSALANKENVTLKEIVGLPLAMPTNGYSTTKFVMKAFESNELKPDVLMEINDVAALLEVVKSGNWHTILAETTAIDQDQLVTIPIKGKNMIRTAMFVSLKDAYTKKAAKVFYDFLKADQ